In Podospora pseudoanserina strain CBS 124.78 chromosome 5, whole genome shotgun sequence, a single window of DNA contains:
- a CDS encoding hypothetical protein (EggNog:ENOG503P4EY; COG:U) yields the protein MTTPPNDSSNNPESDLPWLQKPTTITPSSPSQKQNPQEEDLSLTAALSTITPSSFLTVHQTPCARTGLLTGIGLGSAVGILRSILGLPIPRAANWAVGTGALTAILQYEYCQAKRRQEKAKVARVVEVYGQKQAEMRAKEEEDRRRKAEEERRLLEEQKGKSWWRVW from the coding sequence ATGACCACCCCACCAAACgactcctccaacaaccctgAATCTGACCTCCCGTGGCTCCAAAAACCGACAACAATCACGCCCTCATCACCgtcccaaaaacaaaatccccaagaagaagacctcTCCCTCACAGCAGCCCTatcaaccatcaccccctcctccttcctcaccgtccACCAAACCCCCTGCGCCCGTACCGGCCTCCTAACAGGCATAGGCCTCGGCTCCGCAGTCGGCATCCTCCGCTCGATCCTCGGTCTCCCTATCCCCCGCGCCGCCAACTGGGCCGTCGGCACAGGCGCCCTGaccgccatcctccagtACGAGTACTGCCAGGCTAAGCGAAggcaggagaaggccaaaGTGGCCAGAGTGGTAGAGGTATACGGGCAAAAACAGGCTGAGATGAGagcgaaggaggaggaggataggaggaggaaggcggaagaggagaggaggttactggaggagcaaaaggggaagagttggtggagggtttggtaG
- a CDS encoding hypothetical protein (EggNog:ENOG503PHB8): MLPLLFFLLPSLTLSSPAVFPSDDSNNPSSSANNNNNNNNHNNHNNPTDLTAPTPEYPLPWSLTHSSSSPAEPDIWTDDPTLANPSPQYPLPFASTSNISFASLASQARIRIGCTNNPVDASELENSLTCLSNWCSTGNTIPPRGGEFCNVGGSMMYICSYGGDNPCSANEMVTAWGSIQRDCGPGRGGWWFSNDWKKTYGIDSAGANVCGNL; this comes from the exons ATGCTACCGCTTCTgttcttccttctcccctccctcaccctctcctcccccgctgTCTTCCCCTCGGATGACAGTAACaatccttcctcctcagccaataacaacaacaacaacaacaaccacaacaaccacaacaaccccaccgaTCTaacagccccaaccccagaataccccctcccctggAGCCTCactcactcctcctcctccccagcagaGCCAGACATCTGGACCGACGaccccaccctcgccaacccctccccgcaataccccctccccttcgcctccacctccaacatctcctTCGCATCCCTAGCCTCGCAAGCCAGAATTAGAATCGGCTGCACAAACAACCCCGTCGACGCGTCCGAGTTAGAGAACAGTCTCACTTGCTTGAGCAACTGGTGCAGCACCGGGAACACGATCCCGCCCCGTGGGGGGGAGTTTTGTAATGTGGGAGGGAGTATGATGTATATCTG TTCTTATGGAGGTGATAACCCTTGCAGTGCTAATGAGATGGTTACTGCTTGGGGGAGTATACAGAGGGATTGTGGGCCGGGcaggggggggtggtggtttagTAACGATTGGAAGAAGACTTATGGGATCGATTCGGCGGGGGCCAACGTTTGTGGGAATTTGTAG
- a CDS encoding hypothetical protein (EggNog:ENOG503P7HM) has protein sequence MQTIQLTIITDQTDTILSSNLSDKPPRIATMHSYLLLASLLGLASAAPTSSTDIPRQWTPQEPGSIPRHSGARGFRLRVNVTDPSLDLTPPVHNLFLSTAHIGPAQNRAVVSYSGPIFYQNGSYSDIANYRAGILTDAGPPESPFPEAIQYQQGSDDTKGSELFINAGTPGAGTAISKLTMPYSTLQILEGAPIVKSFIVCGNTTIPYYGGSRKFEVVNWLGATRDSTGTHLRVPKGCVAVNLVPECAYEFVDLPEGAAYDRTFVNDVRCYESVAAIDWSKYAY, from the coding sequence ATGCAAACGATCcaactcaccatcatcacagaTCAGACCGACACAATCTTGTCTTCGAATTTATCCGACAAACCCCCGAGAATTGCAACCATGCACTCGTACCTCCTTCTTGCCAGCCTTCTAGGCCTCGCCTCGGCCGCGCCCACCTCATCTACTGACATTCCAAGACAATGGACCCCTCAGGAGCCAGGCTCCATCCCTCGTCATTCCGGTGCCCGTGGCTTCCGTCTCCGCGTCAACGTCACCGACCCCTCCCTTGACCTTACTCCCCCCGTCCAcaacctttttctttccaccGCTCACATCGGCCCGGCCCAGAACCGCGCCGTAGTTAGCTATTCCGGTCCCATTTTCTACCAAAACGGTAGCTACTCCGACATTGCCAATTACCGTGCTGGTATTCTCACTGATGCGGGCCCGCCCGAGTCACCCTTCCCGGAAGCCATCCAGTACCAACAAGGCAGCGATGACACCAAGGGTAGCGAGCTCTTCATCAATGCTGGCACTCCTGGTGCTGGTACCGCGATCAGCAAGCTGACAATGCCCTACTCCACCTTGCAAATTTTGGAGGGTGCCCCGATTGTGAAATCGTTTATCGTTTGCGGGAACACGACGATTCCTTACTATGGGGGGAGCAGGAAGTTTGAGGTGGTGAACTGGCTTGGGGCAACTAGGGACTCAACTGGCACACATTTGAGGGTGCCAAAGGGCTGTGTTGCTGTCAATCTGGTGCCGGAATGCGCGTATGAGTTTGTTGATTTACCTGAGGGCGCGGCGTATGACAGGACGTTTGTGAATGATGTGCGGTGCTATGAGAGTGTTGCTGCTATTGATTGGAGCAAATATGCTTACTGA
- a CDS encoding hypothetical protein (EggNog:ENOG503P6RD) translates to MFTPTTEMAAPSPFSTPKRKREQILGRQIPDFPSPAHQQQQFTFSPDSSQTDDGSTSPRSCVAHRFRGLALGPTPSGGGVVPNNSSGDSTGSVRNSFGSPPDFGSAMDTSSSSEMDMDNSERGSRKRARTREVVMGDDNVTADAVTRDSLQDAEQQHQDIADKQRQSSPKSLRFAIDTGVVEQSETVANTHTTAPRAITLPSRTKPAAKKSRSRKTTPQPQAQLPLPAMTLTNLPILAPKPPAAEATAAAPKPPTTVITDPLRASLTWHDDEITIYDPDDSDDDGTGINGIGFKPTAAVAYARTVKRKQQLAEYRKREEREARSWRSQRRRRGESPAVSLSGSSSDVKKKVERRRVRFLDGGAEVKVTV, encoded by the coding sequence ATGTTCACACCAACGACTGAAATGGCAGCGCCATCACCCTTCTCAACGCCAAAGCGAAAGCGCGAGCAGATACTAGGACGTCAAATCCCCGACTTCCCCTCTCcagcacatcaacaacaacagttCACCTTCAGCCCCGACTCCTCCCAAACGGACGATGGCAGCACAAGCCCCCGAAGCTGCGTCGCACACAGGTTCCGGGGCCTCGCCCTGGGGCCCACGCCGAGTGGGGGTGGGGTCGTCCCCAACAACAGTAGTGGAGACAGCACCGGCAGTGTCAGAAACTCTTTTGGATCCCCCCCAGATTTTGGCAGCGCGATGGAtacctcctcgtcatcagagATGGACATGGACAATTCGGAGAGGGGATCCCGCAAACGGGCGAGGActcgggaggtggtgatgggggatgaTAATGTGACAGCGGATGCGGTTACCCGGGACAGTCTGCAGGATgcagaacaacaacaccaagataTCGCCGATAAGCAGCGGCAGTCGTCACCAAAATCGCTCCGTTTCGCGATTGAtactggggtggtggaacaGTCGGAGACGGTCGCCAACACGCACACTACCGCGCCTCGAGCAATTACTCTACCATCGAGGACAAAGCCTGCTGCGAAAAAGTCCCGCAGTCGAAAGACTACTCCCCAGCCGCAGGCACAGCTTCCGTTGCCGGCTATGACACTTACAAACCTCCCGATTTTGGCTCCGAAACCACCGGCGGCTGAGGCGACGGCGGCTGCTCCGAAGCCACCGACAACGGTTATTACGGATCCCTTAAGGGCATCGCTGACATGGCACGACGACGAGATTACGATTTATGACCCTGATGAcagcgatgatgatgggacggGGATTAATGGGATTGGGTTTAAGCCTACGGCTGCGGTGGCCTATGCGAGGAcggtgaagaggaagcagcagctggctgaGTACAGGAAAAGAGAGGAACGAGAGGCTAGGTCGTGGAGgagccagaggaggaggcgaggggaGAGTCCGGCTGTTAGCCTCAGTGGGAGTAGCTCGgatgtgaagaagaaggtggagaggaggagggtgaggttttTGGACGGGGGCGCTGAGGTTAAGGTGACGGTTTAG
- the POL2 gene encoding DNA polymerase epsilon catalytic subunit (COG:L; BUSCO:EOG092600W1; EggNog:ENOG503NV4K) — MPNTSLRQPRGGYRRGGKQAYHGPKTKTFAASSSTRGEATSMDEKWERTALAHQIDENMGFARYDAGRKREGWLVNVQATSIDDPRIPGGGGRAALDCYFIEEDGQTFKATVDFEPYFLIACRKGHEGEVEEWCKRVPGGGVVKSIKRIEKEDLSMPNHLLGYRRTFLEIKFHNVQDLMAARRDIMPIADKNKKGMDAMDTYAEVATTNGNFDLFDDDLRRDDQQHKTSFAEASDFIVDIREYDVPYHVRVMIDLDIRVGNWYFVEAKNGVTTVIRNEDRLAPADPVVMAYDIETCKAPLKFPDAAVDQIMMISYMIDGQGFLITNREVVSEDIADFDYTPRPEYPGPFMIFNEPDEKSVLERFFLHIKEARPTVIATYNGDFFDWPFVEARASINGIDLYHEIGWKRDSDDQFKCNYSVHMDCFHWVNRDSYLPQGSRGLKAVTVAKLGYDPDELDPELMTPYAQERPQTLAEYSVSDAVATYYLYMKYVHPFIFSLCTILPLGPDDTLRKGTGTLCEMLLMVQAYQKGIVLPNKHVQAKESFWEGHLLESETYVGGHVESIEAGVFRADIPVTFAVDTGAVDELLRDLDAALKFSITVEEKKSMDDITNYDEVKEQIVAKLMNLKETPNRLENPLIYHLDVASMYPNIMTTNRLQPDSMISESDCAACDFNRPGKTCDRRLPWAWRGEYLPAKRDEYNMIRHALESERFPGKRPNMPTRSFRELPADEQASLIRKRLQLYSQKVYHKIHDSTTIVREAIICQRENPFYIDTVRDFRDRRYDYKGKAKVWKGKTDALRSSGASASEVDHAKKMIVLFDSLQLAHKVILNSFYGYVMRKGSRWYSMEMAGVTCLTGATIIQLARSLVERLGRPLELDTDGIWCMLPATFPENFTFKLKNSKKMTISYPCVMLNHLVHDKFTNHQYQTLVDPKTFKYETHSDNSIFFEVDGPYKAMVLPTSKEEDKNLKKRYAVFNDDGSLAELKGFEVKRRGELKLIKIFQQQIFKFFLDGTTLAECYTAVAKVANRWLDVLDSKGTTLADEELMELISENRSMTKTLEEYGSQKSTSITTAKRLADFLGEAMVKDKGLNCKFIICARPKGAPVTERAVPVAIFSAEEETKRMYLKKWLKEEPADTDPRALLDWDYYRERLGSVIQKLITIPAALQKVRNPVPRIPHPDWLQRRINIKEDKMKQKKLTDLFGPTTKRPLNDITNQLGDLEDIGDLLKPKTVTSAIAASQKVLLSHKRKSPEPEENPFAALPKKMPDPSEDYPAFLEYQKQKWKLQKQARARRRHLFGERRGNAQNSLQQTFRNQAEVTFRNTWQVLQLKATDMPGIVIAYILIDNKIHTVKINVQRQVFLNLKSKDLPDIEIDGCQVEQVNHTLPNGHSSVHLFKLTVPEEIYFAEAEKFSLLFNHPSVEGVYEKQIPLNLRALLQLGNLCTIDTSQAGVLGKGLEQGFDLDGLKKPTKPRPYLEGTRMSYVYLSHISAGDRQIFGLFSTTGDQAHVIIQQKSKDGGQDLPNISKLYSDLLARRISEEGEDSTWQERFQYQEKLSVKITQVTTRRKAFLEIGDIVKKMKKEESGPTMMVIQSSQRNLLVHDIPILGEFPVMPLKYDTADSSLPPLGWQTVVARRLVNHYLSLGSWITHLTALAKYGDVPLCNLERDDPRFLIDVAYARRLQANSVVLWWSPSPRPDHAGYEKDDVVGPLDQVQMPSVNTPGTYASVCIDIEVRNLGINTILTSSLINELEGADSISFNPAGDGGGGEESFQSENAFANAGVQVLREMVKSWWAEACKGSTMADIMVQHLIRWVESPASCLYDRALHYYVQMMSRKALLQLMADFRRVGSHVVYASANRLLLQTTKSEVGNAYAYSQYILKSIKAKPLFHFIDLEIKEYWDYLVWYDEFNYGGKACQEVLEKDEQDLQMIMHWQIATFLPVRLQPVFRDWVVEFIELMHGIKRPANGSDPTATPRMTQLPFRGDSTQQADDKVPTGANQIILGKNFEKPLKKEILGLIQAQKREMLHPELANDYSFPVLPGSYLTQLLPSSTSTGPTHKKSASTKPTANPILELVKALMQVLSLDKNITLEARLLRKELLALFDVREFSKEGQFLNPSESLKITQLSCENCTMTRELDLCRDEDLMPLPDEEPQAKRWACQYCEAEYDRNAIEERLVGEVEGIVVEWTCQDLKCGKCGAARVNEFMEHCTCSGEWRESVKREEVMRRLKVYKRVAGFYGLRMLQDVVGEIWEGL, encoded by the exons ATGCCGAATACCTCCCTCCGCCAGCCCCGGGGCGGCTACCGACGAGGCGGCAAACAAGCGTACCATGGGCCCAAGACTAAAACCTTTGCGGCCTCGTCCAGCACCCGCGGCGAGGCCACCTCGATGGATGAGAAGTGGGAGAGAACCGCACTGGCACACCAGATCGACGAGAATATGGGTTTTGCGCGCTATGACGCCGGACGGAAGCGCgagggttggttggtcaACGTACAAGCTACCTCTATCGACGACCCACGGATTCCCGGAGGTGGCGGCAGGGCAGCGCTTGACTGTTACTTCATCGAGGAGGACGGACAGACATTCAAGGCGACGGTGGACTTTGAGCCATACTTTTTGATAGCCTGCCGAAAGGGTcatgaaggggaggtggaggagtggtgCAAGAGAGTACCTGGGGGTGGAGTGGTCAAGTCGATCAAAaggattgagaaggaggatttgAGCATGCCGAATCACTTGCTGGGATACAGGAGGACGTTTCTCGAGATCAAGTTTCACAATGTGCAAGACTTGATGGCGGCAAGGAGGGATATTATGCCGATAGCGGACAAGAATaagaaggggatggatgCTATGGACACATATGCTGAGGTTGCTAC AACAAACGGCAACTTTGATCTTTTTGATGACGACTTACGAAGAGacgaccaacaacacaagACATCATTTGCTGAGGCAAGCGATTTTATTGTTGATATCAGGGAATATGACGTCCCATACCACGTTAGAGTAATGATAGACTTGG ACATTCGGGTGGGTAATTGGTATTTTGTAGAGGCCAAAAACGGTGTGACGACGGTTATTCGAAATGAGGACCGCCTTGCCCCAGCAGATCCGGTCGTCATGGCCTACGATATCGAGACGTGCAAGGCACCATTAAAGTTTCCCGATGCCGCGGTGGATCAGATCATGATGATATCCTACATGATCGACGGGCAAGGTTTCTTGATCACGAACCGAGAGGTTGTCTCCGAAGACATTGCGGATTTCGATTACACACCGAGACCAGAATACCCGGGGCCGTTTATGATCTTCAACGAGCCGGACGAGAAGTCAGTACTAGAACGGTTCTTTCTCCACATCAAGGAAGCTCGACCAACCGTTATCGCCACTTACAACGGTGATTTCTTCGATTGGCCCTTCGTGGAAGCCCGTGCTAGCATCAACGGGATTGACCTGTACCACGAAATTGGTTGGAAAAGGGACAGCGATGATCAGTTTAAGTGCAATTACAGCGTGCACATGGACTGCTTTCACTGGGTCAACCGTGACAGTTACCTGCCACAAGGTAGCAGAGGCTTGAAGGCAGTCACGGTGGCCAAGCTTGGATACGACCCAGACGAACTCGATCCCGAACTCATGACACCCTACGCCCAAGAAAGACCACAAACCCTAGCCGAGTACTCAGTCTCCGATGCCGTCGCCACCTACTATCTTTACATGAAATACGTCCACCCCTTcattttctctctctgtaCGATTCTACCGCTTGGCCCAGACGACACGCTCAGAAAGGGTACAGGAACCCTGTGcgagatgttgttgatggtgcagGCCTACCAAAAGGGTATCGTGCTTCCAAACAAGCACGTCCAGGCCAAGGAGTCATTTTGGGAAGGGCACTTGCTGGAATCAGAGACGTATGTTGGTGGACACGTCGAAAGTATCGAGGCTGGCGTGTTCAGGGCAGACATCCCCGTCACCTTTGCCGTTGACACAGGGGCAGTGGATGAGTTGTTGAGGGATCTGGATGCTGCCTTGAAGTTTAGTATCACGgttgaagaaaagaagtcCATGGACGATATCACCAACTACGACGAGGTGAAGGAGCAAATCGTTGCCAAGCTCATGAACCTCAAGGAGACGCCGAACCGCCTCGAGAACCCCCTGATCTACCATCTCGACGTCGCCTCCATGTATCCCAACATCATGACGACCAATCGGTTGCAGCCGGATTCCATGATCTCAGAGTCAGACTGCGCAGCCTGTGACTTCAACCGGCCTGGCAAAACATGCGACAGAAGGTTACCATGGGCGTGGAGAGGAGAGTATCTACCAGCGAAGCGTGACGAGTACAACATGATTCGGCATGCGTTGGAGAGCGAACGGTTTCCAGGGAAAAGGCCTAACATGCCGACAAGATCGTTTCGGGAACTACCCGCTGATGAACAGGCAAGTCTGATCAGAAAAAGACTGCAGCTCTACTCGCAAAAGGTCTACCACAAGATCCACGACTCCACCACGATTGTCCGAGAAGCCATCATCTGCCAGCGAGAGAACCCCTTCTACATCGACACAGTGCGCGATTTCCGTGATCGTCGTTACGACTACAAGGGAAAGGCCAAGGTGTGGAAAGGCAAGACGGATGCCCTCAGGAGCTCAGGGGCATCAGCGTCCGAGGTTGACCACGCCAAGAAGATGATCGTTCTGTTTGACTCGTTGCAGTTGGCGCACAAGGTCATTCTCAACTCCTTCTACGGATACGTCATGAGAAAGGGTTCCCGTTGGTACTCAATGGAAATGGCCGGCGTTACCTGTCTGACGGGCGCTACCATTATTCAGCTTGCCAGATCTCTGGTCGAGCGCCTCGGTCGCCCACTGGAGCTTGACACGGATGGTATCTGGTGTATGTTGCCGGCTACGTTCCCAGAGAACTTCACCTTCAAGCTCAAGAACAGCAAGAAAATGACCATTTCGTATCCATGTGTCATGTTGAACCACCTGGTCCACGACAAgttcaccaaccaccagtATCAGACTCTTGTTGACCCGAAGACGTTCAAGTACGAGACCCACAGCGAcaactccatcttcttcgaaGTCGATGGTCCGTACAAGGCCATGGTTCTTCCAACATCGAAGGAAGAGGACAAGAACTTGAAGAAGCGTTATGCCGTGTTCAACGACGATGGCAGTCTTGCTGAGCTGAAGGGTTTCGAGGTCAAGCGAAGAGGTGAGCTGAAGCTCATCAAAATCTTCCAGCAGCAAATCTTCAAGTTCTTCCTGGACGGCACCACCCTGGCCGAGTGTTACACCGCTGTGGCCAAGGTTGCCAACAGATGGCTCGACGTCCTCGACAGTAAAGGAACAACACTtgccgacgaggagctgaTGGAGCTCATTTCCGAGAACCGTAGCATGACCAAGACTCTGGAGGAATACGGCTCACAAAAGTCCACATCCATCACGACGGCCAAACGCTTGGCTGACTTCTTGGGTGAGGCGATGGTCAAAGACAAGGGCTTGAACTGCAAGTTTATCATCTGTGCCAGGCCCAAGGGGGCGCCTGTCACTGAACGTGCCGTGCCAGTTGCCATCTTCTCTGCCGAGGAAGAGACCAAGCGGATGTATCTGAAGAAGTGGCTCAAGGAAGAGCCAGCCGATACGGATCCTCGTGCCTTGCTTGACTGGGATTACTACCGTGAGCGTCTTGGCTCTGTTATTCAGAAGCTCATCACCATTCCGGCAGCACTGCAAAAGGTCCGCAACCCAGTACCGCGCATTCCCCATCCGGACTGGCTGCAGCgccgcatcaacatcaaggaAGACAAGatgaagcagaagaagcttACCGATCTCTTTGgacccaccaccaagcgcCCTTTGAACGATATCACCAACCAGCTGGGAGATCTGGAGGATATTGGTGATCTGCTCAAACCCAAGACAGTTACCTCGGCTATTGCTGCCTCCCAGAAAGTGCTGTTATCTCACAAGCGCAAGTCTCCTGAGCCAGAAGAGAATCCCTTTGCAGCCCTTCCCAAGAAGATGCCCGATCCAAGCGAGGACTACCCCGCGTTCTTGGAATACCAGAAACAGAAGTGGAAGCTTCAAAAGCAGGCCAGGGCACGGAGACGCCATCTGTTCGGTGAAAGGCGTGGGAATGCACAGAACAGTCTCCAGCAGACCTTCCGCAACCAGGCCGAGGTGACCTTCAGGAATACTTGGCAGGTTCTTCAGCTAAAGGCAACGGACATGCCAGGGATTGTTATCGCTTATATACTCATCGACAACAAGATCCACACGGTCAAAATCAATGTCCAACGTCAGGtcttcttgaacttgaagAGCAAAGACCTGCCGGATATCGAGATTGACGGATGTCAGGTGGAACAGGTCAACCATACACTTCCCAATGGGCATTCTTCGGTGCACCTCTTTAAGCTCACTGTGCCAGAAGAGATCTACTTtgccgaggcggagaagTTTTCACTGCTGTTTAACCACCCAAGTGTGGAAGGCGTGTATGAGAAGCAGATCCCACTCAACCTTCGGGCACTTCTCCAGTTGGGTAATCTCTGCACCATTGATACCAGCCAAGCTGGTGTTCTTGGCAAGGGTCTCGAGCAAGGGTTTGACCTTGATGGTCTCAAGAAACCAACCAAGCCAAGACCGTATCTGGAGGGCACCCGTATGTCTTATGTGTATCTGTCACACATCAGCGCCGGTGACCGGCAGATCTTCGGCTTGTTCTCGACGACCGGTGATCAAGCACATGTCATTATCCAGCAGAAGAGCAAGGACGGCGGTCAGGATTTGCCAAACATCTCCAAGCTTTACTCAGATTTGCTTGCTCGGCGGATCAgcgaagagggtgaagaCTCTACCTGGCAAGAACGCTTCCAATACCAAGAGAAGCTGAGCGTCAAGATCACTCAGGTCACTACGCGCCGCAAAGCTTTCCTCGAGATTGGCGACATtgtcaagaagatgaagaaggaggaatcCGGTCCGACGATGATGGTTATCCAATCCTCGCAACGCAACCTGCTGGTGCACGATATCCCCATCTTGGGCGAGTTTCCTGTCATGCCACTCAAGTACGACACGGCCGATAGCTCGCTGCCGCCTCTTGGGTGGCAAACTGTGGTGGCACGCCGTCTGGTGAACCACTACCTTAGCCTTGGTTCGTGGATCACGCACTTGACTGCCCTGGCCAAGTACGGCGATGTGCCACTGTGCAACTTGGAGCGGGACGATCCCCGCTTCTTGATCGACGTTGCCTATGCCCGCCGACTGCAAGCCAACAGTGTTGTTTTGTGGTGGTCGCCTAGTCCGCGGCCTGACCATGCTGGGTATGAGAAGGATGACGTGGTTGGTCCGCTTGATCAGGTGCAGATGCCTTCGGTTAATACCCCTGGCACCTATGCTTCAGTTTGCATTGATATAGAGGTTCGCAATCTTGGTATCAATACCATCTTGACGTCGTCTCTTATCAACGAGCTTGAGGGCGCGGACAGTATCTCCTTCAACcctgctggtgatggcgggggtggggaagagtCGTTTCAGTCTGAGAATGCATTTGCGAACGCTGGTGTCCAAGTCCTTCGCGAGATGGTCAAGTCATGGTGGGCTGAGGCCTGTAAAGGGTCGACAATGGCTGATATTATGGTGCAGCATCTCATCCGCTGGGTTGAGTCCCCGGCATCTTGTCTCTATGACAGAGCTCTGCACTACTATGTCCAGATGATGAGCCGGAAagctcttctccagctcatGGCTGACTTCCGCCGCGTGGGGTCGCACGTTGTGTACGCCAGTGCCAACCGCCTCTTGTTGCAAACCACCAAATCTGAGGTTGGCAATGCGTACGCCTACTCGCAGTACATCCTCAAGAGCATCAAAGCCAAGCCCCTGTTCCACTTCATCGATCTTGAAATCAAGGAATACTGGGACTATCTGGTCTGGTACGACGAGTTCAACTACGGCGGTAAAGCCTGCCAAGAAGTTCTCGAAAAAGATGAGCAAGATCTCCAGATGATCATGCACTGGCAAATCGCGACGTTCCTCCCAGTCCGACTGCAGCCAGTCTTCCGAGATTGGGTAGTCGAGTTCATCGAGCTCATGCACGGCATCAAACGGCCCGCTAATGGATCAgatcccaccgccaccccaaGAATGACCCAGCTCCCCTTCCGTGGTGACAGCACTCAACAAGCCGATGACAAGGTCCCCACAGGCGCTAACCAGATCATCCTGGGGAAGAATTTTGAGAAGCCGCTCAAGAAGGAAATTCTAGGGTTAATTCAGGCGCAAAAGAGGGAGATGCTTCACCCAGAGTTGGCCAATGACTACAGCTTTCCTGTTTTGCCTGGGTCTTACCTCACTCAGCTGCTTCCTTCTTCTACGTCTACAGGGCCGACGCATAAGAAGAGCGCGTCAACAAAGCCAACGGCGAACCCAATCCTGGAACTGGTCAAGGCGCTCATGCAAGTGCTCTCTCTTGATAAGAACATCACTCTTGAGGCGAGATTGCTGAGGAAGGAGTTGTTGGCGCTTTTTGACGTGAGGGAGTTCTCCAAGGAGGGGCAGTTTCTGAATCCCTCGGAGTCGTTGAAGATAACCCAGTTGAGCTGTGAAAACTGCACCATGACGCGGGAGTTGGATTTGTGCAGGGATGAGGATTTGATGCCTTTGCCCGACGAGGAGCCACAGGCAAAGAGGTGGGCTTGTCAGTATTGCGAGGCGGAGTATGATAGGAATGCGATTGAGGAGAGGCTGGTGGGCGAAGTGGAGGGGATAGTGGTCGAGTGGACCTGTCAAGATTTGAAGTGTGGGAAGTGTGGAgcggcgagggtgaatgAGTTTATGGAACATTGTACTTGCTCTGgggagtggagggagagtgtgaagagggaggaagtcatgaggaggttgaaggttTATAAGAGGGTGGCGGGTTTTTAtgggttgaggatgttgcAGGATGTGGTTGGGGAGatttgggaggggttgtga